CCTGCGGCCAGGAGGATGCCGACGAGCGTGGCCTGGGGGAGCGGCGGGTGCGTCCGCGACGGCCGCGCTCTCGGTTCCACGGGTGGTGGCTCGGACGGTAGCATGGGCACAGGGAGGCGTCAATCAGTCAATCGGAAGACCGCGCCCGGACCTGAAGCGTCCGGGCAGCCTCATGGAGATTTGTTCAAGGATTTGCGCCCGCGGCGCCCGAAGGGGGTGGTGCCGATGATTGTGGAGGACCTCTACGAACTACAGGTGCTCGACTCGCACCTGAGCCGGCTGGAGCGGGCGCTGGCCGCCCTCGATGACGGGGCGCGGGTGCAGGAGCTGGCCGAGCGGGCCGCGGCGGAAGAGGCGGCCGTGACCGCGGAGCGACGCGCCAAGCAGTCCCGGCTGCAGGACCTGGAGCTCGAGCTGCAGAGCGTAGTGGAGAAGCGCCGCAGGATCGAGCAGGACCTCTACAGCGGGCGGATCGGCAACCCCAAGGAGTTGAGCGCGATGCAGGCCGATGTCGACCTGCTGGGGCGCCAGCGGCAGCGCCTGGAGGACGAGATGCTGGCTCTCATGGACGAGCTCGAGCGTCTGGACGAGCGGAGCGGCGTGCTCGCCCTGCAACGGCAGGCGCGCCAGCGTGAACTGGAGGATCACCTGCTGCGGCATCAGGAGCAGGCCCGCGCGATCACCGCGGAGATCGCCGCCGTCCGCCGGGCGCGCGAGGCGAAGGCTGCAGCGATCGATCCCGAGGTCCTGCGCCGCTACGAGCGGTTACGCCAGCGGAAGGACGGCGTGGCCGTCGCTGCGGTAACCCACGGCATCTGCGAAGGGTGCCACGTGGCCATCCCCGAAGGACGCGTCGCCCAGATCCTGGAGGGAGAGCGGTTGTACACGTGCGAGGAGTGCGGGCGCATCCTCTATGTCTCCGGGTAGGCCGGCCACCGTGGCCATCTACATCGACGGCGCCGCGCGCGACAATCCCGGCCCCGCCGGGATCGGCGTGGTCCTGAAGGACGGCGACCGGGTCATCGCTGAGATCAGCGAGTACATCGGGCGGACGACGAACAACGTGGCCGAGTACCGCGCGTTGCTGCGCGGGCTGGAGGAGGCGAAGGCGCTGGGCGCGCGGGCCGTGGACGTGCGGTCGGACAGCGAGCTGCTGGTCCGGCAGCTCAAACGGGAGTACAAGGTGAAGAGCCCGGACCTGAGCCCGCTGTACCTGGAAGCCAACCGGCTGCTGACCTCCTTCGCGCGCTACGCGGTGCACAAGGTCCCCCGGGGGGAGAACGCGGCGGCGGACGCGCTGGCCAACCGCGCCATCGATGCCGCCGTGCCCGAGTCGACGCTGGACTTCTCCGTCCTCGTCGAACCGGTGGCGGGGGGATTCGTGGCCCGCGTCCCGGCGCTGGGCGTCATAGCGGAGGGGAAGACCCGATCCGAGGCGCTG
The genomic region above belongs to Armatimonadota bacterium and contains:
- a CDS encoding ribonuclease HI family protein, with product MSPGRPATVAIYIDGAARDNPGPAGIGVVLKDGDRVIAEISEYIGRTTNNVAEYRALLRGLEEAKALGARAVDVRSDSELLVRQLKREYKVKSPDLSPLYLEANRLLTSFARYAVHKVPRGENAAADALANRAIDAAVPESTLDFSVLVEPVAGGFVARVPALGVIAEGKTRSEALDSARRAVVEEVRRRRAAHRPLPREERIRVRIGPEGVE
- a CDS encoding C4-type zinc ribbon domain-containing protein, with the translated sequence MIVEDLYELQVLDSHLSRLERALAALDDGARVQELAERAAAEEAAVTAERRAKQSRLQDLELELQSVVEKRRRIEQDLYSGRIGNPKELSAMQADVDLLGRQRQRLEDEMLALMDELERLDERSGVLALQRQARQRELEDHLLRHQEQARAITAEIAAVRRAREAKAAAIDPEVLRRYERLRQRKDGVAVAAVTHGICEGCHVAIPEGRVAQILEGERLYTCEECGRILYVSG